A single genomic interval of Chryseobacterium paludis harbors:
- a CDS encoding RNA-binding S4 domain-containing protein, protein MRIDKFLWSIRFYKTRTVATEEIKKNRVSIGDAVVKSSKEVKEGDVIKIRKNQVDYKIKVIQIPKSRIGAKLVSLHIKDVTDKEQYELLKLRKMSQDYYRNRGEGRPTKKDRRDMDGYVENDIASDFTDWDDFFGENSEIEDKEEKS, encoded by the coding sequence ATGAGAATAGATAAATTTTTATGGAGCATTCGTTTTTATAAAACGAGAACTGTTGCAACTGAGGAGATTAAAAAGAACAGAGTTTCTATTGGAGACGCTGTTGTAAAGTCTTCTAAGGAGGTAAAAGAAGGTGATGTAATAAAAATCCGTAAAAATCAGGTAGACTATAAAATTAAAGTAATTCAGATTCCTAAAAGCCGGATTGGGGCAAAATTAGTATCTCTTCATATCAAAGATGTCACAGACAAAGAACAATATGAACTGCTTAAACTACGCAAAATGTCTCAGGACTATTACAGAAATAGAGGCGAAGGAAGACCTACTAAAAAAGATAGAAGAGACATGGACGGATATGTTGAAAATGATATTGCTTCAGATTTTACAGACTGGGACGACTTTTTTGGTGAAAACAGTGAAATAGAAGATAAAGAGGAAAAATCATAG
- a CDS encoding glycogen/starch synthase, which translates to MPNQKILYITTEMYPYQEDTNMATVVNKMALKMHNEGNDVRVFMPRFGQISERKFQLHEVIRLSGMNIIINDLDQPLIIKVASLPGERLQVYFIDNEEYFKRKQYYFEDDGVAFEDNDERAIFFARGVIETIKKLNWVPDIIHLNGWMASFVPIYLKTYYKSDTYFKDAKIVLSLYNEKDAPLNDKIGEKLEFDNISGLKALDKPSFQSFVIESMNYVDGVVKGDEFLDGELDKAFNETSTSKSEYLDVDSINKLY; encoded by the coding sequence ATGCCGAATCAAAAAATACTGTACATTACTACAGAAATGTATCCATATCAGGAAGATACGAACATGGCTACTGTGGTAAACAAAATGGCACTTAAAATGCACAATGAAGGCAATGATGTAAGAGTTTTTATGCCAAGATTTGGACAAATAAGTGAAAGGAAGTTTCAACTTCATGAGGTTATCCGTCTTTCAGGAATGAATATTATCATTAATGATCTGGATCAGCCTTTAATAATTAAGGTAGCATCTCTTCCTGGAGAAAGACTTCAGGTATACTTCATAGATAATGAAGAGTATTTCAAAAGAAAACAATATTACTTTGAAGATGATGGCGTTGCTTTTGAAGATAATGATGAGAGAGCAATATTCTTTGCGAGAGGAGTAATAGAAACGATTAAAAAACTTAATTGGGTTCCAGACATTATTCATTTGAATGGATGGATGGCTTCTTTTGTTCCTATTTATCTTAAAACCTACTACAAATCCGATACTTACTTTAAAGACGCTAAAATTGTTCTTTCTTTATATAATGAGAAGGACGCTCCTCTAAATGATAAAATTGGAGAAAAATTAGAATTCGATAATATTTCGGGCTTAAAAGCGTTAGATAAGCCAAGCTTTCAAAGTTTTGTAATTGAAAGCATGAACTATGTTGATGGTGTTGTAAAAGGAGATGAATTTTTAGATGGAGAGCTCGATAAAGCATTCAACGAAACATCAACTTCTAAATCGGAATATCTTGATGTAGACTCTATAAACAAACTTTATTAA
- a CDS encoding T9SS type B sorting domain-containing protein: MKKNLLIAFLLISQIFFSQADCVTAIAVCGNANITYTPSGPGAINETLGGCLQVENNSTWYSFTIATGGTLTFEINPTGPVDYDWAIYGPNKTCATKGTPIRCSSNDGTIAGYPTGMNMTATDTSEGPGFGDGFVKYLDVLPGETYFLYVDNFSTTVFTFNLVWGGTATLASPFTDPLIQPHPFNPPGIPAANPADPREIIVCSNPAVFDFSTLSTGILNGNPNFNITYHTTQNDALSGNNAILTPITINTATTYYYSISYTDPANPNNPINKCRQTGNFKFKDGTITGNDVTLTACNNNNMGTAVFDLTSANVIGLPNVTKKYYLTMNDLNAGINEIINPSAYISSAGVVYVKITSQFGCIAVAKITLNFYPPIVVQEATLRSCFIETNPSTASFNLTAALVTPTGPVGLTKKYYPSLTDAINGTNQIATLAAYIAPNGVVYVRVSNSNNCFTVAKITLIVLPPVKSSVLVDKIICMEDTTTLDAGPGFASYLWSTGAITQAITNVSVGTYWVKLKTGECITTQTVKVYPTEQPVISNVDISTNTITVNVVGGTPAYKYSLDNITWQDSNVFNNVPRGDCHIYVKDIYDCEPIDITVTVPNLVNVITPNSDGINDVIDYSALAHKQNLILNIFDRYGNKVHQADKTNGYKWDGTTNGSKKVPTGTYWYSVTWSENDKKNTPVKFSSWIMVKNRE, from the coding sequence ATGAAGAAAAATCTACTTATTGCTTTCTTGCTTATATCACAAATTTTCTTTTCTCAGGCTGATTGTGTAACTGCAATCGCAGTTTGTGGTAATGCAAATATAACATACACTCCTTCAGGTCCCGGTGCCATAAATGAAACCCTTGGTGGTTGTTTACAGGTTGAAAATAATTCAACCTGGTATTCATTTACAATTGCTACAGGTGGTACCCTTACATTTGAAATTAACCCAACAGGTCCTGTAGATTACGACTGGGCTATTTATGGACCTAACAAAACCTGTGCTACAAAAGGAACACCTATCAGATGTTCTTCAAACGATGGAACTATTGCGGGTTATCCAACAGGTATGAATATGACCGCAACAGATACAAGTGAAGGACCCGGATTTGGAGATGGTTTCGTTAAATATTTGGACGTATTACCAGGGGAGACCTATTTTTTATATGTTGATAATTTTTCAACAACGGTCTTTACTTTTAATTTAGTTTGGGGTGGAACAGCTACTTTAGCATCTCCATTTACTGATCCTTTAATACAGCCCCATCCTTTTAATCCACCTGGAATTCCTGCAGCTAATCCAGCAGATCCAAGAGAAATAATTGTATGTTCAAACCCCGCAGTTTTTGATTTCAGTACCTTATCAACAGGTATTCTTAATGGAAATCCAAACTTTAATATTACCTATCATACCACTCAAAATGATGCATTAAGTGGAAATAATGCTATCTTAACTCCAATTACTATTAATACAGCAACCACTTATTACTATAGTATCAGCTATACAGATCCGGCAAATCCAAACAATCCTATTAATAAATGTAGGCAGACAGGAAATTTTAAATTCAAAGATGGAACGATAACAGGCAATGATGTAACATTAACTGCCTGTAATAACAACAACATGGGAACAGCGGTATTCGACCTGACGAGTGCTAATGTTATTGGTCTTCCAAATGTTACCAAAAAGTACTATCTGACGATGAATGATCTTAATGCGGGAATTAATGAAATTATAAACCCAAGTGCTTATATATCTTCTGCAGGGGTTGTGTATGTAAAAATAACTTCTCAGTTTGGATGTATTGCAGTAGCAAAAATTACATTAAATTTTTATCCTCCTATTGTTGTACAGGAAGCCACTTTAAGATCATGCTTTATTGAAACTAATCCTTCGACAGCTTCATTTAATCTTACTGCTGCTCTTGTAACACCTACAGGTCCTGTAGGGTTGACTAAAAAATATTATCCTTCTCTAACAGATGCTATCAATGGAACTAATCAAATTGCGACTCTCGCAGCATATATTGCCCCAAATGGTGTTGTCTATGTGCGAGTATCCAATTCAAACAATTGTTTCACCGTTGCAAAAATTACTTTAATTGTTTTGCCGCCAGTAAAATCCAGTGTTCTGGTTGATAAGATCATCTGTATGGAGGATACCACAACATTGGATGCAGGACCGGGCTTTGCTTCCTATCTATGGAGTACGGGTGCTATAACTCAAGCAATCACAAATGTATCAGTTGGAACATATTGGGTCAAACTAAAGACGGGGGAATGCATTACAACCCAGACCGTGAAAGTATATCCTACCGAGCAGCCTGTAATATCAAATGTAGATATCTCAACGAATACCATTACTGTAAATGTTGTAGGGGGAACTCCAGCTTATAAATATTCACTTGATAATATCACTTGGCAGGATTCTAATGTATTTAACAATGTTCCTAGAGGAGACTGTCATATTTATGTAAAAGATATATATGATTGTGAACCTATTGATATTACAGTAACAGTTCCGAACCTGGTGAATGTAATTACACCTAATAGTGATGGTATCAATGATGTGATCGATTATTCTGCACTGGCTCACAAGCAAAACTTAATATTGAATATTTTCGATAGATATGGCAATAAAGTTCATCAGGCAGATAAAACAAATGGCTATAAATGGGATGGAACAACCAACGGAAGTAAAAAAGTTCCGACTGGAACCTATTGGTATTCTGTAACCTGGAGTGAGAATGATAAGAAAAATACTCCTGTTAAATTCTCTAGTTGGATCATGGTGAAAAATAGAGAGTAG
- a CDS encoding shikimate kinase: MIISLVGYMGCGKSHISKILSEKINFKLIDLDKEISRRNKSTIPEIFEKKGEIYFRKLERETLEEILATEENLILSLGGGTPVYYNNMEIINNNSKSIFLKASIGTLTERLSKQKEKRPIIANISDENLPEFIAKHLFERNEYYNKALISVNTDSREPDDIVNEIIEKLYL; encoded by the coding sequence ATGATAATTTCACTAGTCGGATACATGGGTTGTGGCAAATCACACATTTCCAAAATTTTAAGCGAAAAAATAAATTTTAAATTAATTGACCTAGATAAAGAGATTTCCAGGCGAAATAAATCAACCATTCCCGAAATCTTCGAAAAAAAGGGAGAAATCTACTTTAGAAAGCTGGAAAGAGAAACTCTGGAAGAAATACTGGCCACCGAGGAAAATCTTATTTTAAGTCTGGGTGGAGGAACTCCTGTTTACTATAATAATATGGAGATCATCAATAACAATTCTAAAAGCATCTTTTTAAAAGCTTCTATTGGCACATTAACAGAAAGGCTTTCAAAACAAAAAGAGAAAAGGCCTATAATAGCCAATATCTCTGATGAAAACCTCCCTGAATTTATTGCCAAGCATTTATTTGAAAGAAATGAATATTATAATAAAGCTTTGATAAGTGTAAATACAGACTCAAGAGAGCCTGACGATATCGTAAATGAAATCATTGAAAAACTTTATCTATGA
- the mtaB gene encoding tRNA (N(6)-L-threonylcarbamoyladenosine(37)-C(2))-methylthiotransferase MtaB — protein MSNFHKTAAFHTLGCKLNFAETSTIARQLTDAGYDKVSFDDKANVYVINTCSVTENADRECKLHVKRAMKANPEGLVVIVGCYAQLKPEEISQINGVDLVLGAKEKFNILSYLDDLEKSESNGLVHSCEIEETDFFIGSYSIGDRTRAFLKVQDGCDYKCTYCTIPLARGISRSDTIENVLTNAKEIAGRDIKEIVLTGVNIGDYGKGEFGNKRHEHTFLDLISELDQVDGIERIRISSIEPNLLKDESIELVSKSRSFVPHFHIPLQSGCDDLLKKMKRRYLTKLYKDRVNKIREVMPHAAIGVDVIVGFPGETEEKFMETYNFLNELPISYLHVFTYSERENTEAAEMKDIVPIPERKKRNKMLRILSEKKKMSFYQTQLGKTLPILWEHENKDGKMFGFTENYVRVQKDFDQASVNQIEFLNLEKILSDGTVSVQSSYESFLAKA, from the coding sequence ATGTCAAATTTTCACAAAACTGCCGCATTTCATACCCTTGGCTGCAAATTAAATTTTGCAGAAACTTCTACTATTGCCCGTCAATTAACAGATGCAGGTTATGATAAGGTGAGTTTTGATGATAAGGCAAATGTGTATGTTATCAATACTTGTTCAGTAACTGAAAATGCAGACCGTGAATGTAAACTTCATGTAAAGAGAGCAATGAAGGCTAATCCTGAAGGGTTAGTAGTCATTGTTGGATGTTATGCGCAGTTAAAACCCGAAGAGATCTCGCAGATAAATGGGGTAGATTTGGTTCTTGGAGCCAAGGAAAAGTTCAATATTTTAAGTTATCTGGACGATTTAGAAAAGTCGGAAAGTAACGGTCTTGTCCACTCTTGTGAAATCGAAGAAACAGATTTTTTTATTGGAAGCTATTCTATAGGGGATAGAACCAGAGCTTTCTTAAAAGTTCAGGATGGGTGTGATTATAAATGTACATACTGTACCATTCCTTTAGCCAGAGGGATCTCACGATCAGATACGATAGAAAATGTTCTGACTAATGCTAAGGAAATTGCTGGAAGAGATATTAAAGAAATTGTTCTAACAGGAGTTAATATCGGTGATTATGGGAAAGGTGAATTTGGAAATAAAAGACATGAACATACTTTTCTGGATCTGATCTCTGAACTCGATCAGGTTGATGGTATTGAGAGGATACGTATTTCCTCCATTGAACCTAATCTTCTGAAAGATGAAAGTATTGAATTGGTCTCAAAAAGCAGAAGTTTTGTTCCTCACTTCCATATTCCTTTACAGTCAGGATGCGATGATTTATTGAAAAAAATGAAACGTCGTTATTTAACCAAGTTGTATAAGGACAGAGTAAATAAAATTCGTGAGGTTATGCCTCATGCTGCGATTGGTGTTGATGTAATTGTAGGTTTTCCAGGTGAAACTGAGGAAAAATTTATGGAAACATATAACTTCCTGAATGAACTTCCTATCAGCTATCTGCATGTATTTACTTATTCTGAAAGAGAAAATACCGAAGCAGCGGAAATGAAGGATATTGTTCCTATTCCTGAAAGGAAAAAACGCAATAAGATGTTGCGTATTCTTTCCGAAAAGAAAAAGATGTCATTTTATCAGACCCAGCTTGGGAAAACGCTTCCTATACTCTGGGAGCATGAAAATAAAGACGGCAAGATGTTCGGCTTCACAGAAAATTATGTGAGAGTGCAGAAAGATTTTGATCAGGCATCTGTAAACCAAATAGAATTTCTAAATTTAGAAAAAATCCTGTCAGATGGCACGGTTTCTGTGCAGTCATCTTACGAAAGTTTTTTAGCAAAAGCATAG
- a CDS encoding DUF1572 domain-containing protein, which translates to MKELFIKRFEYYKSLGDKSFEQLSDEQMFWQYNVESNSIAVIVKHIAGNMISRWTNFLTEDGEKPGRKRNEEFVNTFKTKQEAIGFWEAGWKCVFDALNQINEENLYTTIYIRGEGHLVIDAVFRQLAHYPYHIGQIVYIAKMMKNNDWNTLSIARNKSQEFNEEIKNKLEGEGLNSNSSPVCFENNHEVREEYKQ; encoded by the coding sequence ATGAAAGAACTATTTATCAAACGTTTCGAATATTATAAATCTCTTGGAGATAAATCTTTTGAACAATTATCAGATGAACAAATGTTTTGGCAGTATAATGTTGAAAGTAATTCAATTGCAGTTATTGTAAAACATATTGCAGGAAATATGATTTCAAGATGGACAAATTTCCTTACGGAAGATGGAGAAAAACCGGGACGGAAACGTAATGAAGAATTTGTAAATACCTTTAAAACAAAACAAGAAGCAATTGGTTTTTGGGAAGCAGGTTGGAAATGTGTTTTTGATGCTTTGAACCAAATTAATGAAGAAAACTTGTATACTACTATTTATATAAGAGGTGAGGGACATTTGGTTATAGATGCTGTTTTTCGCCAGCTGGCTCATTATCCTTATCATATAGGACAGATCGTTTATATTGCAAAAATGATGAAAAATAATGATTGGAACACACTTTCTATTGCAAGAAATAAATCTCAGGAATTTAATGAAGAAATAAAGAATAAACTTGAGGGCGAAGGTCTAAATTCTAATTCTTCACCTGTTTGTTTCGAAAATAATCATGAGGTAAGAGAAGAATATAAACAATAG
- the panC gene encoding pantoate--beta-alanine ligase: protein MEVLKNKKTLQDFIERQKEMGKKIGFAPTMGALHNGHLSLYEMARKENDLVISSIFVNPTQFNNSDDLAKYPRDINRDILILQNSGLVDAVYIPEIVDIYPEKAQSQHYDFDGLENEMEGKSRPGHFDGVGTVVEELFRQIQPDNAYFGEKDFQQLAIIKKMVEKKQLPIKIMGVPIYRAENGLALSSRNQRLHEDRKEASKIIYATLKKVNDWFRVVTVPEIKDRVNDIFDQQHGMKLEYFMIADEHTLKETDFFYKDKSYRAFIVVIVDGVRLIDNMHLD, encoded by the coding sequence ATGGAAGTTCTAAAAAACAAAAAAACACTTCAGGATTTCATTGAGAGACAGAAAGAAATGGGAAAAAAAATAGGGTTCGCACCAACAATGGGAGCTCTGCATAATGGACATCTTTCACTCTACGAAATGGCCAGAAAAGAAAATGATCTTGTAATTTCTTCAATTTTTGTGAACCCTACTCAGTTCAACAACTCCGACGATTTGGCAAAATATCCCCGTGATATCAATAGAGATATACTTATTTTACAAAATTCCGGATTAGTAGATGCTGTTTACATTCCTGAAATTGTGGATATTTATCCTGAGAAAGCTCAAAGCCAACATTATGATTTTGACGGGTTAGAAAATGAAATGGAAGGCAAATCAAGACCTGGACATTTTGATGGTGTGGGTACTGTAGTAGAAGAGCTTTTCAGACAAATACAACCAGACAATGCTTATTTTGGAGAGAAAGATTTTCAACAATTAGCCATTATTAAAAAAATGGTTGAGAAAAAACAACTTCCAATAAAAATTATGGGAGTTCCTATTTACAGAGCAGAAAATGGACTTGCACTAAGCTCAAGGAATCAACGACTTCATGAAGATCGGAAAGAAGCATCAAAAATTATTTATGCTACATTAAAAAAAGTCAATGATTGGTTCCGTGTAGTCACAGTCCCTGAAATCAAAGACAGAGTTAATGATATTTTTGATCAGCAACATGGTATGAAGCTTGAATATTTTATGATTGCCGATGAGCACACATTAAAGGAAACTGATTTCTTTTATAAAGACAAATCATACAGAGCCTTTATTGTTGTCATAGTAGATGGTGTAAGATTAATAGACAATATGCATTTGGATTAA
- a CDS encoding FMN-binding glutamate synthase family protein: MRDKFLSWGIVLVIATWIIALLIRAHYWIPILLSAIYALGVYNTYQSKHAILRNFPVLGYFRYFFEDISPEMQQYFIERETDGKPFPRNQRSAVYRRAKNLSDTVPFGTQLEVNHRKYEGIKHSIYAKSPSEELPRVWVGGEQCSQPYHASLFNISAMSFGALSDRAQISLNRGAKKGGFYHNTGEGGISPHHLEGGDLCWQIGTGYFGCRDEEGKFNPDLFAKYSTMPTVKMIEIKLSQGAKPGHGGVLPGVKNTPEIAKIRHVTPGMTIISPPSHSAFSNAAGLLRFVEQLRNLSGGKPVGFKLCIGDTKEFEDICVQMNVLKIYPDFITIDGAEGGTGAAPPEFSDGVGMPLEPALIFVNKTLNNYNVRNKLRVIASGKVLTSLDILRAVAMGADMCNNARGFMFSLGCIQALRCNTNNCPTGVATQDKMLIKGLDVTDKSERVYHFHKNTLHTCNELIAAAGRSSYEEVDASMFMRGDEFDHLADLYFPDILGNVRQKARL, translated from the coding sequence ATGAGAGATAAGTTTTTATCTTGGGGAATTGTATTAGTAATTGCTACATGGATTATAGCTTTACTAATCAGAGCGCATTATTGGATCCCAATTCTGCTATCGGCAATCTATGCATTAGGTGTATATAATACCTATCAGTCAAAACATGCAATACTGAGAAATTTTCCGGTACTAGGTTATTTCCGGTATTTTTTTGAAGATATCTCTCCGGAAATGCAGCAGTATTTTATTGAACGGGAAACTGATGGGAAGCCATTTCCCAGAAACCAGCGTTCTGCTGTTTACAGACGTGCCAAAAACTTAAGTGATACCGTTCCATTTGGAACTCAGCTGGAAGTTAATCATAGAAAATATGAAGGAATAAAGCATTCGATCTACGCAAAGTCTCCTTCTGAAGAGCTACCAAGAGTCTGGGTAGGCGGGGAACAATGTTCACAGCCTTACCATGCTTCTTTATTCAATATTTCAGCAATGAGTTTTGGAGCATTGAGTGACAGAGCACAAATTTCGTTAAACAGAGGAGCTAAAAAAGGAGGCTTTTATCATAATACAGGTGAAGGAGGAATTTCTCCACATCATTTAGAAGGCGGGGATCTCTGCTGGCAGATTGGGACTGGATATTTTGGATGTCGAGATGAAGAAGGAAAGTTTAATCCTGACTTATTTGCTAAGTATTCAACGATGCCGACTGTGAAAATGATTGAGATCAAATTATCTCAGGGCGCAAAGCCTGGACATGGAGGTGTTTTGCCGGGGGTGAAAAATACACCTGAAATTGCAAAAATAAGACACGTTACTCCAGGAATGACTATTATTTCTCCACCGTCACATTCTGCGTTTTCTAATGCTGCAGGACTTTTAAGGTTTGTGGAACAATTAAGGAACCTCTCAGGAGGGAAACCAGTTGGTTTTAAATTGTGTATTGGTGATACAAAGGAATTTGAAGATATCTGTGTTCAGATGAATGTGTTGAAGATCTATCCTGATTTTATTACAATAGATGGAGCTGAGGGTGGAACAGGAGCTGCACCTCCGGAATTTTCTGATGGAGTAGGAATGCCATTAGAGCCCGCATTGATTTTCGTAAATAAAACGCTTAATAACTATAACGTAAGAAATAAATTAAGAGTTATTGCCAGCGGTAAAGTTTTGACAAGTTTAGATATTTTAAGAGCAGTTGCTATGGGAGCTGATATGTGTAATAATGCCAGAGGATTTATGTTTTCTTTAGGTTGTATTCAGGCTTTAAGATGTAATACTAATAACTGTCCAACTGGTGTTGCTACTCAGGATAAAATGCTAATTAAAGGTTTGGATGTTACGGATAAAAGTGAGAGAGTATATCATTTTCATAAAAATACCCTTCACACTTGTAATGAGTTAATTGCAGCTGCGGGCAGAAGTTCTTATGAAGAGGTTGATGCTTCTATGTTTATGAGAGGTGATGAATTTGATCATTTGGCTGATCTTTATTTCCCGGATATTTTAGGGAATGTAAGACAAAAAGCAAGACTTTAA